In one window of Burkholderia multivorans ATCC BAA-247 DNA:
- a CDS encoding ABC transporter substrate-binding protein — protein sequence MKKKTRITMLVAAAAMACATLASAKEWTTIRIGVDPTYPPFESTAADGSVQGFDIDLGNALCAKLNAKCVWVSSSFDGLIPGLQARKFDVILSSMAATEQRRQQIDFTDRLYRNQTRLIARTGSGLLPDAAKLAGKRIAVEQGTIQETYAREKWAAAKVEVVPYPSYDQAYADLVNGRVDGVLMDAVQGQLGFLATPRGKGFSFAGGVVYDPKIMGNGDAAGVRKADTDLRDALNRAIAQIRSDGTYNKIQSKYFDFDMYGN from the coding sequence ATGAAGAAGAAGACGCGTATCACGATGCTCGTCGCCGCGGCCGCGATGGCCTGCGCGACGCTCGCCTCGGCGAAGGAATGGACGACGATCCGCATCGGCGTCGATCCGACCTATCCGCCGTTCGAATCGACCGCGGCCGACGGCAGCGTGCAAGGGTTCGACATCGATCTCGGCAACGCGCTCTGCGCGAAGCTCAACGCGAAATGCGTGTGGGTGTCGAGCAGCTTCGACGGACTGATTCCGGGGCTGCAGGCGCGCAAGTTCGACGTGATCCTGTCGTCGATGGCGGCGACCGAGCAGCGGCGCCAGCAGATCGATTTCACCGATCGGCTGTACCGCAACCAGACGCGCCTGATCGCACGCACGGGCTCGGGGCTGCTGCCCGACGCGGCGAAGCTGGCCGGCAAGCGCATCGCGGTCGAACAGGGGACGATCCAGGAAACCTATGCACGCGAAAAATGGGCGGCGGCGAAGGTCGAGGTCGTGCCGTATCCGAGCTACGACCAGGCGTATGCGGATCTCGTAAACGGGCGCGTCGACGGCGTGCTGATGGACGCCGTGCAGGGCCAGCTCGGCTTCCTCGCGACGCCGCGCGGCAAGGGTTTCTCGTTCGCGGGCGGCGTCGTCTACGACCCGAAGATCATGGGCAACGGCGATGCGGCCGGCGTGCGCAAGGCCGATACCGATTTGCGCGATGCGCTGAACCGCGCGATCGCGCAGATCCGCAGCGACGGGACCTACAACAAGATTCAGTCGAAGTACTTCGACTTCGATATGTACGGGAATTGA
- a CDS encoding ABC transporter substrate-binding protein produces MNRSPHRRPSRLSPASRRVAAKPLLAAGAALALSASVAAHAETTMYVANVGGSNEQLYRQKVIPAFEKAHNVKIVYVAGNSSDTLAKLQAQKGHQQINVAVMDDGPMYQAMQLGLCAKIDDAPIMKDLYPLARLGPEAVGVGVVATGIGYNADAFKKLGLPAPDSWKSLEDPRLKGKLGMPPITVTYGLHTLVMLARLNGGGEKRIDPGFDAMAKRVAPNVLSWAPTPGEMDGLMQAGDVIAAPYGSGRAVSLQNTGFPLKFVYPKEGAVALQVAACAVAENAQPQLSQQFIQYLLTPEVQALQAQAIGLGPVNRTVKLAPDVAARVPYGPDQVAKLTTVDWTTINPRRTEWTQRWNRSVER; encoded by the coding sequence ATGAACCGTTCGCCGCACCGCCGCCCGTCCCGCTTGTCTCCCGCCTCGCGCCGCGTCGCGGCGAAACCGCTCCTCGCCGCAGGCGCGGCGCTCGCGCTGAGCGCGTCGGTCGCCGCGCATGCGGAAACGACGATGTACGTCGCGAACGTCGGCGGATCGAACGAACAGCTCTATCGGCAGAAGGTCATCCCCGCGTTCGAGAAGGCGCACAACGTCAAGATCGTCTACGTCGCCGGCAATTCGAGCGACACGCTCGCGAAGCTGCAGGCGCAGAAGGGCCATCAGCAGATCAACGTCGCCGTGATGGACGACGGCCCGATGTATCAGGCCATGCAGCTCGGCCTGTGCGCGAAGATCGACGATGCGCCGATCATGAAGGATCTCTATCCGCTTGCGCGGCTCGGTCCGGAGGCGGTCGGCGTCGGCGTGGTCGCGACCGGCATCGGCTACAACGCCGACGCGTTCAAGAAGCTCGGCCTGCCGGCACCCGATTCGTGGAAATCGCTCGAGGACCCGCGACTGAAGGGCAAGCTCGGCATGCCGCCGATCACCGTCACGTACGGGCTGCACACGCTCGTGATGCTCGCGCGCCTGAACGGCGGCGGCGAGAAACGCATCGATCCCGGCTTCGATGCGATGGCCAAACGCGTCGCGCCAAACGTGCTGTCTTGGGCGCCGACGCCCGGCGAGATGGACGGCCTGATGCAGGCCGGCGACGTGATCGCCGCACCGTACGGCAGCGGCCGCGCGGTGTCGTTGCAGAACACCGGCTTCCCGCTGAAGTTCGTGTATCCGAAGGAAGGCGCGGTCGCGCTGCAGGTCGCCGCGTGCGCGGTCGCCGAAAACGCGCAGCCGCAGTTGTCGCAGCAGTTCATCCAGTACCTGCTGACGCCGGAAGTCCAGGCGCTGCAAGCGCAGGCGATCGGGCTCGGCCCGGTCAACCGGACGGTGAAGCTTGCGCCGGACGTCGCCGCGCGCGTGCCCTACGGTCCCGACCAGGTCGCGAAGCTGACGACCGTCGACTGGACGACCATCAACCCGCGCCGCACCGAATGGACGCAGCGCTGGAACCGCTCGGTCGAACGCTGA
- a CDS encoding ABC transporter permease — MATLDDTRGGAAPWLLSAPALLLFSTLLLAPLLLTLVLSFHTFSDIAGTQPGWTLANYLEVIRDPYYLTIFARTAGLAAAVTLLSIVLGVPETIVLARMRKPWQSICLLVVLGPLLISVVVRTLGWQILLGNNGVLNDVLQALHITDEPVRLVFTMTGTIVALTHVLVPFMVMAVWATLQKLDPQVEWAGLSLGASPMRVFRRVIVPQILPGVLSGSIIVFALSASAFATPALIGGRRLKVVATAAYDEFLGTLNWPLGASIAVLLLIANVAIVMGCSRLAERRFKHIFD; from the coding sequence ATGGCCACGCTTGACGATACGCGCGGCGGTGCCGCGCCGTGGCTGCTGTCGGCGCCCGCGCTGCTGCTGTTCTCGACGCTGCTGCTCGCGCCGCTGCTGCTCACGCTCGTGCTGTCGTTCCACACGTTCAGCGACATCGCGGGCACGCAGCCGGGCTGGACGCTCGCGAACTATCTGGAAGTCATTCGCGATCCCTACTATCTGACGATCTTCGCGCGCACCGCGGGCCTCGCGGCCGCCGTCACGCTGCTGTCGATCGTGCTCGGCGTGCCGGAGACGATCGTGCTCGCGCGCATGCGCAAGCCGTGGCAGTCGATCTGCCTGCTGGTCGTGCTCGGCCCGCTGCTGATTTCGGTCGTCGTGCGCACGCTCGGCTGGCAGATCCTGCTCGGCAACAACGGCGTGCTGAACGATGTGCTGCAGGCGCTGCACATCACCGACGAGCCCGTGCGCCTCGTGTTCACGATGACGGGCACGATCGTCGCGCTCACGCATGTGCTGGTGCCGTTCATGGTGATGGCGGTATGGGCAACGCTGCAGAAGCTCGATCCGCAGGTCGAATGGGCCGGACTGTCGCTCGGCGCGTCGCCGATGCGCGTGTTTCGCCGCGTGATCGTGCCGCAGATTCTGCCCGGCGTGCTGTCGGGTTCGATCATCGTGTTCGCGCTGTCCGCATCGGCGTTCGCGACACCCGCGCTGATCGGCGGCCGCCGCTTGAAAGTCGTCGCGACGGCCGCCTACGACGAATTCCTCGGCACGCTGAACTGGCCGCTCGGCGCGAGCATCGCGGTGCTGCTGCTGATCGCGAACGTCGCGATCGTGATGGGCTGCAGCCGGCTCGCGGAACGCCGCTTCAAGCACATCTTCGACTGA
- a CDS encoding ABC transporter ATP-binding protein: MSFLTLQHVSKRYGDFTAIEQLDLSVERGEFLSLLGPSGCGKTTTLQMIAGFVAPSAGRVTLDGRDITHERPEKRGIGVVFQSYALFPHMTVAGNVGFGLEMRKMKRAQREERIAEALALVRLDGLDARYPKELSGGQRQRVAIARAIAMRPELLLLDEPMSNLDAKLREEMHIELRAIQKRLGITTILVTHDQVEAMTMSDRIAVMHRGRIAQLSTPFDAYERPATPFASVFLGRTNTFEGEVLRRNPRCAEVAVASTTLHVPHEGRDVAGPVNVYIRPEKMRLANGDARLHGRVATRVFVGNQWLLVIDTALGKLHVTQSNTGAPPPDEGSEVGLAWADDDLRMLTREGAHGHA; this comes from the coding sequence ATGAGCTTTCTGACCCTGCAACATGTCTCGAAACGCTACGGCGACTTCACGGCCATCGAGCAGCTCGACCTGTCGGTCGAGCGCGGCGAGTTTCTGTCGCTGCTCGGGCCGTCGGGCTGCGGCAAGACGACCACGCTGCAGATGATCGCGGGTTTCGTGGCGCCGTCCGCCGGGCGCGTGACGCTCGACGGCCGCGACATCACGCACGAACGTCCGGAGAAGCGCGGCATCGGCGTCGTGTTCCAGAGCTACGCGCTGTTTCCGCACATGACGGTCGCCGGCAACGTCGGCTTCGGTCTCGAAATGCGCAAGATGAAGCGCGCGCAGCGCGAAGAGCGGATCGCCGAGGCGCTCGCGCTCGTGCGGCTCGACGGCCTCGACGCGCGCTACCCGAAGGAGCTGTCGGGCGGGCAGCGGCAGCGCGTCGCGATCGCGCGTGCGATCGCGATGCGGCCCGAGCTGCTGCTGCTCGACGAGCCGATGTCGAACCTCGACGCCAAGCTGCGCGAGGAAATGCACATCGAGCTGCGCGCGATCCAGAAGCGCCTCGGGATCACGACGATCCTCGTTACGCACGATCAGGTCGAGGCGATGACGATGAGCGACCGCATCGCCGTCATGCATCGCGGCCGCATCGCGCAGCTGAGCACGCCGTTCGACGCGTACGAGCGGCCGGCCACGCCGTTCGCGTCGGTGTTCCTCGGCCGCACGAATACGTTCGAAGGCGAAGTGCTGCGACGCAATCCGCGCTGCGCGGAAGTCGCGGTCGCGAGCACGACGCTGCACGTGCCGCACGAAGGACGCGACGTCGCGGGCCCCGTCAACGTCTACATCCGCCCCGAAAAGATGCGGCTCGCGAACGGCGACGCGCGGCTGCACGGGCGCGTCGCGACGCGCGTGTTCGTCGGCAACCAGTGGCTGCTCGTGATCGACACGGCGCTCGGCAAGCTGCACGTCACGCAGTCGAACACCGGCGCGCCGCCGCCGGACGAAGGCAGCGAAGTCGGCCTCGCGTGGGCCGACGACGATCTGCGGATGCTGACGCGGGAGGGCGCGCATGGCCACGCTTGA
- a CDS encoding NAD(P)/FAD-dependent oxidoreductase: MIRPAAASPDVLVIGGGLVGTAVAYGLAREGARVTVLDEDDGGFRASRGNFGLVWIQGKGHDRTPYASWSRSSAARWPQLAASLLEDSGVDVALRQPGGFHLCFSDDELAERRTRLATLQAALGDYPFELLDHRELRERLPGIGPAVVGASYTPMDGHVNPLKLLRALHASMQHRGVRLVSGARVRQVRAEGGGFVADSAAGTFGAGRLVLAAGLGNRTLAPQVGLHAPVAPNRGQVLVSERVAPFLRYPTINVRQTDEGTVQFGDSMEEVGFDDLTTTPVLADIARRGVRAFPMLQHVRLVRMWAALRVYSPDGFPIYDESLQHPGAFVVTCHSGVTLAAAHAMRIAPWIVGAPVPDELPALSARRFPDAPDTIAAAARPAPAY; the protein is encoded by the coding sequence ATGATTCGACCTGCAGCCGCGAGCCCCGACGTGCTCGTGATCGGCGGCGGCCTCGTCGGCACGGCCGTCGCGTACGGCCTCGCCCGCGAAGGCGCGCGCGTGACCGTGCTCGACGAGGACGACGGCGGTTTTCGCGCGTCGCGCGGCAATTTCGGCCTCGTCTGGATTCAGGGCAAGGGCCACGACCGCACGCCCTACGCGAGCTGGTCGCGCAGCTCGGCCGCGCGCTGGCCGCAGCTTGCCGCGAGCCTGCTCGAGGACAGCGGCGTCGATGTCGCACTGCGCCAGCCGGGCGGCTTCCATCTCTGCTTCTCCGACGACGAGCTCGCGGAGCGCCGCACGCGTCTCGCGACGCTGCAGGCGGCGCTCGGCGACTATCCGTTCGAGCTGCTCGATCATCGCGAACTGCGCGAGCGCTTGCCCGGCATCGGGCCTGCGGTCGTCGGCGCGAGCTACACGCCGATGGACGGCCACGTGAATCCGCTTAAGCTGCTGCGCGCGCTGCACGCGTCGATGCAGCATCGCGGCGTGCGTCTCGTCTCCGGCGCGCGCGTGCGGCAGGTGCGCGCCGAAGGCGGCGGTTTCGTCGCCGACAGCGCGGCGGGCACGTTCGGCGCCGGCCGCCTCGTGCTCGCGGCCGGCCTCGGCAATCGCACGCTCGCGCCGCAGGTCGGGCTCCATGCGCCGGTCGCCCCGAATCGCGGGCAGGTGCTCGTCAGCGAACGCGTCGCACCGTTTCTCCGCTATCCGACCATCAACGTGCGGCAGACCGACGAAGGCACCGTGCAGTTCGGCGACTCGATGGAGGAAGTCGGCTTCGACGACCTGACCACGACGCCGGTGCTCGCCGACATCGCGCGGCGCGGCGTGCGCGCATTTCCGATGCTGCAGCACGTACGGCTCGTGCGGATGTGGGCCGCGCTGCGCGTGTACAGCCCCGACGGCTTTCCGATCTACGACGAATCGCTGCAGCATCCGGGCGCGTTCGTCGTCACGTGCCACAGCGGCGTCACGCTCGCGGCCGCGCATGCGATGCGCATCGCGCCGTGGATCGTCGGCGCGCCGGTGCCCGACGAGTTGCCCGCGCTGTCCGCACGTCGCTTTCCGGACGCGCCCGACACGATCGCCGCTGCCGCCCGGCCCGCTCCCGCTTACTGA
- a CDS encoding ABC transporter permease — translation MQRNGFAALAFHALFVAFIVAPLAAVMLVAFTDKGYISMPFDGASLRWFRAILDNGDIVSAFWLSVRLALVAATLGVALAVPAALAIARYRFPGRGALTSFFLSPMMIPAVVLGIAFLRFLSLLHLSGSFWALVAAHVVIVLPYALRLALSSAIGLDRDAERAALSCGASRFTAFRRVVLPMIRTGVAGGWVLSFIQSFDELTMTIFVATPGTTTLPVAMYNQIAQTIDPLVTSVSAVLIVGTVMLMLLLDRLVGLDRILIGEAR, via the coding sequence ATGCAACGCAACGGTTTTGCCGCCCTCGCCTTCCATGCGCTGTTCGTCGCGTTCATCGTCGCGCCGCTCGCGGCCGTGATGCTCGTCGCGTTCACCGACAAGGGCTATATCTCGATGCCGTTCGACGGCGCGTCGCTGCGCTGGTTTCGCGCGATCCTCGACAACGGCGATATCGTGTCGGCGTTCTGGCTGTCGGTTCGGCTCGCGCTCGTCGCCGCGACGCTGGGCGTCGCGCTCGCGGTGCCGGCCGCGCTCGCGATCGCGCGCTACCGCTTCCCGGGACGCGGCGCGCTGACGAGCTTCTTCCTGTCGCCGATGATGATTCCGGCGGTCGTGCTCGGCATCGCGTTCCTGCGTTTCCTGTCGCTGCTGCATCTGAGCGGCTCGTTCTGGGCGCTCGTCGCCGCGCACGTCGTGATCGTGCTGCCGTATGCGCTGCGGCTTGCGCTGTCCTCCGCGATCGGGCTCGACCGCGATGCCGAGCGTGCCGCGCTGTCGTGCGGCGCGAGCCGCTTCACCGCGTTTCGCCGCGTCGTGCTGCCGATGATCCGCACCGGCGTCGCGGGCGGCTGGGTGCTGTCGTTCATCCAGAGCTTCGACGAGCTCACGATGACGATTTTCGTCGCGACACCGGGCACGACGACGCTGCCCGTCGCCATGTACAACCAGATCGCGCAGACGATCGATCCGCTCGTCACGTCGGTGTCGGCGGTGCTGATCGTCGGCACGGTCATGCTGATGCTCCTGCTCGACCGGCTGGTCGGGCTCGATCGCATCCTGATCGGAGAAGCACGATGA
- a CDS encoding (2Fe-2S)-binding protein has product MTAHPSSSLFKPLDAAAATVEIRFNDAPLRVPAGVSVAAALLAAGVQRFRATPVSHAPRAPYCMMGACFECLVEIDGVPARQSCMVDVRDGMCVRTQEGARDLPPESALAAASLENADDR; this is encoded by the coding sequence ATGACTGCCCACCCGAGTTCGTCCCTGTTCAAGCCGCTCGATGCCGCCGCGGCGACCGTCGAGATCCGCTTCAACGATGCGCCGCTGCGCGTGCCGGCCGGCGTCAGCGTCGCTGCCGCGCTGCTCGCGGCCGGCGTACAGCGCTTTCGCGCGACGCCCGTGTCGCATGCGCCGCGCGCGCCCTACTGCATGATGGGCGCGTGCTTCGAATGTCTCGTCGAAATCGACGGCGTGCCCGCGCGCCAGAGCTGCATGGTCGACGTGCGCGACGGCATGTGCGTGCGCACGCAGGAAGGCGCGCGCGACCTGCCGCCCGAATCCGCGCTTGCCGCCGCGTCACTGGAGAACGCCGATGACCGCTGA
- a CDS encoding LysR substrate-binding domain-containing protein, whose translation MNLKQIEAFRAVMVAGSMTAAAKALFTTQPNVSRMIASLERDTGLTLFERVGARLVPTSEGTAFFREVERAYVGLRGLANAAEQIRNLGSGRLRIAAMPAVGYTLVPRAIKRFQEQYPGVTVSLHVNTSATVNHWTASQFCDIGVAVYVSETSNCEVELLSKVAAVCVMPGQHRLASKRTIKPADLAGESFISLCQGDGMRTLMDAVFERAGVERKLATEAQYTAICCEMVRLGMGVTLAHPVVAQAFAGPDVAIRPFSPAVTMPTYLLFPPQPSRDRLAAAFATLLADEHDAATGRTSARGRR comes from the coding sequence ATGAACCTGAAGCAGATCGAAGCGTTTCGCGCGGTGATGGTGGCCGGCTCGATGACGGCTGCCGCGAAGGCGCTGTTCACGACGCAGCCGAACGTGAGCCGCATGATCGCGAGCCTCGAGCGCGATACGGGGCTCACGCTGTTCGAGCGTGTCGGCGCGCGGCTCGTGCCGACGAGCGAGGGCACTGCGTTCTTTCGGGAGGTCGAGCGCGCGTATGTCGGATTGCGCGGGCTCGCGAATGCCGCGGAGCAGATTCGCAATCTCGGCAGCGGGCGGCTGCGGATCGCCGCGATGCCGGCGGTCGGCTATACGCTCGTGCCGCGCGCGATCAAGCGTTTCCAGGAGCAGTATCCGGGCGTCACGGTGTCGCTGCACGTGAACACGTCGGCCACCGTGAATCACTGGACCGCGTCGCAGTTCTGCGATATCGGCGTGGCCGTCTACGTGAGCGAGACGTCGAATTGCGAGGTCGAGCTGCTGTCGAAGGTCGCGGCCGTCTGCGTGATGCCGGGTCAGCATCGTCTCGCGAGCAAGCGCACGATCAAGCCGGCCGATCTCGCCGGCGAGTCGTTCATCTCGCTCTGTCAGGGCGACGGGATGCGCACGCTGATGGATGCAGTGTTCGAGCGCGCGGGCGTCGAGCGCAAGCTCGCGACCGAAGCGCAGTACACGGCGATCTGCTGCGAGATGGTGCGGCTCGGGATGGGCGTGACGCTCGCGCATCCGGTCGTCGCGCAGGCGTTCGCGGGGCCGGACGTCGCGATCCGTCCGTTTTCGCCGGCCGTCACGATGCCGACGTATCTGCTGTTTCCGCCGCAGCCGTCGCGCGACCGGCTCGCGGCCGCGTTCGCGACGCTGCTCGCCGACGAGCACGACGCGGCGACGGGGCGGACGTCGGCGCGAGGGCGTCGTTAA